From one Pieris brassicae chromosome 5, ilPieBrab1.1, whole genome shotgun sequence genomic stretch:
- the LOC123709538 gene encoding esterase E4-like, whose protein sequence is MFRAANTCLIFITSVTFCRGINYRDVNITQGPVRGYREGSIFGFYSIQYATAPTGRDFFKAPLPPPTWTTTFEATEQNIICQQPVEVADPPVGYQIKQQCLIMNVFVPGNVTEYLPVVVYVHGGGFQIGSGNRMTPRKLVSTGKVIAVTFNYRLGPQGFLCLGTTTVPGNAGMKDMVAALKWIQNNISTFGGNPKEVTIAGYSAGSAAVDVLLLSKMTDGLFNKVIVESGSNLDTFTVQIDPLENAKWFAKTMGFNKTNDIFALEEFYLDTQYDVLATHTAPLLSRSDSALVFAPCVEKDIGNEFFLDKSPAEILESGNFKKLPLLYGISHFEGLRDRDYCGRWVARMNENFLDFVPQDIGLNKTDKMKLAKILKRYYFGNETVSSKNYIKYIDFFSDVIIKYGMIRSARLQLKAGNNQIYFYDFKFVDESVPYIPHTKIRGAKHCAQTAAVLDLKTNEDMISEKYKRVKVFMRELWINFITYGKPVPEGYSFPAWPPMTSEMSYMVLDTTSEYKDKFVYKNLNFWDKIIQKYYKYPSAPNPNVDNSYIYT, encoded by the exons ATGTTTCGTGCGGCTAACACgtgtttaatattcataacttCAGTAACATTTTGTAGAGGaataaattatcgtgatgTCAATATTACTCAAGGGCCTGTGCGTGGATATAGGGAAGGAAGTATTTTTGGTTTCTATAGCATTCAATATGCTACAGCTCCAACTGGTCGAGACTTTTTTAAG GCACCATTGCCACCACCAACATGGACTACTACGTTCGAAGCTACGGAGCAGAATATAATATGTCAACAACCGGTTGAAGTCGCAGATCCACCTGTCGgttatcaaataaaacaacaatgcCTTATAATGAATGTATTTGTTCCTGGCAATGTAACTGAATACTTACCAGTAGTGGTATATGTGCATGGAGGTGGATTTCAAATTGGCTCAGGCAATAGAATGACACCAAGAAAACTTGTCTCCACTGGTAAAGTAATTGCGGTAACATTCAACTATCGCCTTGGACCGCAAGGGTTTTTATGCCTTGGTACTACTACAGTTCCCGGAAATGCTGGAATGAAAGATATGGTTGCAGCACTGAAAtggatacaaaataatattagtacttTTGGTGGTAACCCGAAAGAGGTTACAATAGCTGGATATAGCGCCGGATCAGCAGCAGTGGATGTCCTATTACTTTCAAAAATGACTGATGGATTGTTTAACAAAGTAATTGTAGAAAGCGGCTCAAATCTTGATACTTTCACAGTTCAAATTGATCCTTTAGAAAACGCTAAGTGGTTTGCTAAAACTATGggatttaataaaactaatgatATCTTTGCTTTGGAAGAATTTTATCTGGACACGCAATATGATGTTTTAGCTACTCACACAGCTCCTCTTTTATCGAGGTCTGACTCTGCACTGGTGTTTGCACCATGCGTTGAGAAGGATATTGGTaacgaattttttttagataaaagcCCTGCTGAAATATTAGAAAGTGGAAATTTTAAGAAACTTCCACTGTTATATGGAATTTCACATTTTGAAGGTTTGAGAGATAGAGATTATTGTGGAAGGTGGGTGGCAAGAATGAACGAAAACTTTCTCGACTTCGTCCCACAAGACATAGGTCTTAACAAAACTGATAAAATGAAACTAGCAAAAATACtcaaaagatattattttggCAATGAAACCGTGTCTAgtaagaattatataaaatacatagacTTCTTTTCagatgtaattataaaatatggtaTGATAAGATCAGCTAGACTTCAACTTAAAGCTGGAAAtaaccaaatatatttttatgactttaaGTTTGTTGACGAAAGCGTGCCATATATACCGCATACTAAAATTCGCGGAGCAAAGCATTGCGCTCAAACAGCTGCGGTCttagatttaaaaactaatgaaGATATGATATCAGAGAAGTATAAAAGAGTAAAAGTCTTCATGCGAGAACTCtggattaattttattacttatgg aaAACCTGTTCCGGAGGGCTATAGTTTTCCAGCGTGGCCGCCAATGACATCTGAAATGTCTTATATGGTTTTAGACACTACTTCGGagtataaagataaatttgtatataaaaatttaaatttctgggataaaattatacagaaatattataagtatccATCTGCTCCTAATCCAAATGTAGATAacagttatatttatacatga
- the LOC123709539 gene encoding juvenile hormone esterase-like, with protein sequence MMRNALPPPTWNTTFDATEQNILCQQPVEVAAPPFGYQVKEQCLIANVFVPENITKDLPVVVYVHGGGYQIGSGNRLTPRKLVGTGEVISVTFNYRLGPQGFLCLGTDTVPGNAGMKDMVKLLKWVRKDIHNFGGNPNEVTIAGYSAGSAAVDVLLLSKMTDRLFNKVIIESGSNLNAFSVQIDPLENAKWFAKNLGFNNTNDISALENFYLNIPYDILSSHTATLLTRTDGVMKSRARRI encoded by the exons atgatgagg AACGCATTGCCTCCACCAACTTGGAATACAACGTTTGACGCTACagagcaaaatattttatgtcaaCAACCCGTTGAAGTAGCGGCACCACCTTTCGGATATCAAGTAAAAGAACAATGCCTAATAGCTAACGTATTTGTACctgaaaatataacaaaggACTTACCAGTGGTGGTATATGTTCACGGTGGAGGATACCAGATTGGTTCAGGAAATAGACTGACGCCAAGAAAGTTGGTTGGTACTGGAGAAGTTATTTCAGTAACTTTTAACTATCGTCTTGGGCCACAAGGTTTTTTATGTCTGGGTACGGATACAGTCCCTGGAAATGCTGGAATGAAAGACatggttaaattattaaaatgggTACGAAAAGatattcataattttggtGGTAACCCAAACGAGGTTACAATTGCTGGATATAGCGCTGGATCAGCCGCTGTTGATGTACTGTTACTTTCTAAAATGACAGATagattgtttaataaagtaattatagaAAGTGGTTCAAATCTTAATGCTTTTAGTGTTCAAATTGATCCATTAGAGAATGCTAAATGGTTTGCGAAGAATTTGGGTTTCAATAACACAAATGATATTTCTGCTTTGGaaaatttttatcttaatataccATATGACATATTATCGTCGCATACTGCGACTCTATTAACTAGAACCGATGGTGTTATG AAATCCCGTGCCAGAAGGATATGA
- the LOC123709361 gene encoding alpha-tocopherol transfer protein-like: MTLEQPAGEMWKKIREELNENVDTRDKDLEHIKEWLKKEPHLPDEFDDQRIMTFLRGCKFSLEKTKRKLDMYFTMRTAVPEFFTNRDVTLPELQEILKIVQMPPLPGLTPDGRRVVLMRGMDKDAQTPNVADAFKLALMMGDMRLKEETEGVAGDIYVLDASVATPTHFAKFTPTLVKKFLVCVQEAYPVKLKQVHIINVSPLVDKIVNFVKPFLKEKIRDRIFIHGDANDLYKHFPQEMMPSEYGGKAGPMDDLHNAWVKKMEEYKAWFAEQEDVKANEALRPGKPTNYDELFGIDGSFRQLVID, from the exons ATGACTCTCGAACAGCCAGCCGGTGAGATGTGGAAGAAGATTAGGGAGGAACTAAATGAGAATGTTGACACAAGGGACAAGGACCTGGAGCATATCAAGGAGTGGCTGAAGAAGGAGCCACATCTACCTGACGAATTCG ATGACCAGCGTATAATGACCTTCCTGCGTGGTTGCAAATTCTCTTTGGAAAAGACCAAACGTAAGCTGGACATGTACTTTACCATGAGGACGGCTGTGCCCGAATTCTTCACTAACCGCGATGTTACTTTACCAGAGCTCCAGGAGATATTAAAGattgt tcAAATGCCACCATTGCCGGGTTTGACTCCCGACGGTCGGCGTGTTGTGTTAATGAGAG GTATGGACAAGGACGCCCAAACCCCAAATGTAGCAGATGCCTTCAAATTAGCTTTGATGATGGGAGATATGAGGTTGAAGGAGGAGACCGAGGGAGTCGCTGGCGACATATATGTTCTTGATGCATCAGTAGCCACGCCCACTCACTTTGCCAAGTTTACCCCAACACTGGTTAAGAAGTTCTTAGTTTGTGTACAG GAAGCCTACCCAGTAAAACTGAAGCAAGTCCATATCATCAACGTATCACCTCTTGTGGACAAAATCGTCAACTTTGTGAAACCTTTCCTTAAAGAAAAGATCAGAGATAGG aTCTTCATCCACGGTGACGCAAACGATCTCTATAAGCACTTTCCACAAGAGATGATGCCATCAGAATACGGTGGAAAAGCTGGACCCATGGATGACCTACACA ATGCCTGGGTAAAGAAAATGGAGGAATACAAGGCGTGGTTCGCTGAGCAGGAAGACGTTAAGGCAAATGAGGCTTTAAGACCAGGAAAACCAACAAACTATGACGAACTATTCGGCATTGATGGTTCGTTCCGTCAATTGGtcattgattaa